A region of the Cannabis sativa cultivar Pink pepper isolate KNU-18-1 chromosome 3, ASM2916894v1, whole genome shotgun sequence genome:
agctgatcctctaaccaaagggttaagtgccgtgctgtttaataaacatgttgttaatatgggcattttagaatcttttgatcttttgggttagtgggagttttgttttctgtttgtttttagaaattattatttataattttctgaataaagttatgaactacattttatgtttcaatattttttattattgaatggatatgttttcaattatgttttgttatattctcgagaatgattgaattgaaagcatgtggttcatattgttgtgatcattgtcttttaaatttatttgcttattgacaatgatatgttgttggcttaattctttaagcaagtttagtgacacttacttattttaagtggtgtatgtttaatttcactggcttatttattaagcatcacggtatcagtgaaattgaggactgataaggatattatgttattttatattgatcacatgttgaacataattccttaccacactactagacttattgaccatgtcgatttaatactttggtatttgtgattatgaatgtcttttgttgagctaaaaacaatatgactgtcatagttcattatcaaaggttaaattggaccggtatgttgagatgctatcagagaactatcagtttttttaaagtggccacaaatgttttcttgttgttcaacccatgagtcgttttcaaacaaaattattttgatatataatatatatgtattaaaatcaatgtagcccaagtgggagaatgttagacttttatttgggcttacattatattttattggttttattaaaacttgggttgattggatagttctttgctgtgttagcccatgttgttggtgatcaattgttaatgggcttagcatctgtgagtaaagtctaggtgaagcagaagtgtgggcttttctagttgactgaagcctttgatgagcaggcccagcccaactagggttttgtagctaagtcccctccctaactctataaatacatattgtctcatcacaattgtataccttttgataatcagagaaaataaattgcttctgatttagagatctagggaggaagacttagttgatagtattgcactatcaaattggagtaactgctgtggatcaatcagagataattgctatggatcaatcaggtacacatactcaattatcatatactactattgtgttctatgttatatacaaatagatcttgggttaattgttaatttatttaacaGATACTACTAATGACACTGCAAAGTGGACCTCCTTGCGTTACTAATCCTTCGGATGATATGTTTTCTAATGTATGATCTTTACCTCTTAATATCTTATTTATACTTTTCATTCATTATGATTATACATGTGAATGAGCTTCTTTCTCTTTGGTGTCTTTCTTTAGAGCTTTAGGCAAATGGTTGCTTCTTGCTTGATAAAAGACTATTTAAGGCTCCCTTCTGCAAAAATATTGCTAAAGTATTCATTCTTTAACAAGCTCAGTCAAAGGACTATATCGAGAGGAAGTTTTTAGAGGGGCTTTTTCAATAGTGTTTTCAATTGTATATGTctctttttaattttgaaaatctcCATAATTTATTGTCTTTAACAATATGATATAGATTTGTTTCTTTCACAAAAATATCAACAATTTACATATTATTTAGCTTTTAATTTCATAGATTTAATATTATTGctatttgttatattttactAACATTTTcagtttaattattatttattaaaattttgcacaatatattattttttttttatcaaattactattatgttttttttacaattatcattcataaattatttattttaaaattacatttaacattttcttttcaaaaaaaacttaaatattactAATCATACATGGCTTTTGACACGTAACATTCatctattatatttaaattattatatttttaataataatctcacctaataactaataatattttttctttaatttttaatatcacttttaaataaagtagaaaatacctattatcaatttttaatatttttaacgattacgttttatctcccgttaacaaataaacccaataattaaacaaaaaaattaaacaatcttttaaatattaataatctctttttaaattaaaaaaattatcttaccCACatctctctctaacaaacctattttgggagaatattaataattttttttatttattttttaaaaaagaaaaatatagataaaatgtttagaaaagataatatactgacacatattttatttttataaaacaaatcgtttcaataattatacttaaataaaactaacactatgtggcttgacacgtaacaatcacctactatatatatatattttgatagaGTGCTCTCAATCACAAAATGACAATTATTGATGTCATGAGATAACAAGCTGGCTAATTATCTAGCAATTAAAATATGAATcgctacaaaataaaataaccaaGTTATCCCATAAATTTAAACAAAAACAACTTGAGAACATCTCAAAAAGACACTCAAGAACAATTTAAGCAAacctataataaaaataaagagataTGTATtgtaatgtttaaaaaaaacaacaatttttattatataatcatatttagtatttttattttcacctggcctatttttattaaatttagtaTATGATGATTTCgttttattaaaaaacataCCAACAAAATATCAATTAATACGGTAATTAAAAcgaaaatatcttttttattacCCTTTTTATACGACTAactaattatactaattatcaTTGAATtcagatttaaattaaaaaaatacgaaaatattaaaaaaaaaaaaatagcaacatATAAAATAGATTTAGTTGATCAAATTAGGTTAAGGTTcatcaaatttagattttttttttctttccattaTCATTACTCATTAGAAAGAGTTTTTGTTAGATGGTTGGTATGGCAGACACTACTTTGGAATCGAATTTTGGAGATTTACCAATGGACATaattgaagaaatagtgttAAGGTTGGACCCAAAATCTTTGGTAAAATTTCAATGGGTGAACAAACATTGGTTTTCCAAAATAAACAACCCAAAATTCATGATTCTTCACCACAAACAACAACTACCTCGTACACTCTTATGCTTTCAACTTAATGATGGAATGTTGTGCTCAGTTCGTAATTCTGAGAATTTCAGTGAAATTTCATACAAACGATTCCCTATTTACAAGAACAATTATAACAACAAGAGGCAAATTAAATTTGTGGGTAGTGATAATGGGGTGATTTGTTGGCTACAACAATATCCTTATTATTCTATTAATCTTTGGAACCCAGCTATTGACAAGTGTAAGAAACTTCCTACATCTCCTGTTTATGTTTCGTGTCCATATACAAAATTGTATGGAATTGGGTACGAACCATTGAATAATGATTTCAAAGTGGTTGTTGCATGTGGTGGTCAACAGTTTCCAAAATGGCTCAATGGTGGATTTTTTCGAAAAGGTGAAAAAATTTGTGTGTATAGTTTGAAAACAAATTCATGGAAAACTATAGACATGCCTGACATATTCTCTAATGAAGATCATGATGAGATGCAAATTACTTTGGAAATCCCTAATAGGGAAAATTCAACTGTTGTTAATGGCTCTATTCATTGGGCAATCTATTATAGCCTTAGAGAAATTATGTGTGATTTAACTACTAAGGTTGTTGCTTTTGATTTAAGTAGTGAGGAATTCAAGCTCATTGAATTTCCTTCCTCTTTAGAAACTAAAGGGTTTTCTATTAAAAGTATTTGTAACTTGTTTGGGTATCTATCTCTACTCACTAAATCATCATCAACTTCATCTATTGAAATATGGGTTATGAAGGAATATGGAGTTTGGGATTCTTGGACTAAATATTACTCTCTTGACTTGGGTACCCAACCTATGCTACAATGTGCATCAGATATTATTATATGGGAATTTGGTCATGTAACACATAATGGTAACCTCTTATTTCAACCATACATGCATAAAAAGAATACTCTTTACTTTTATGATCTAAAGAGTAAGACTCTCCAAAATATAGAACTACAAATAGGGTTTTCTTATGTTTCTAATTATCGCGAGagtatctttttaagttaaaagTAAGGTAAGATTTAGTTTGTTAGTTTATATTTAGGTTTTTATTGATATGTAagtttttagtttttgaatAATATATGGTGTTTAATTAGTAGTTTTATATACTTATTTGATCATTAGTGTTGAATATGAATAGtttttaaatgttttatatAATCAAGTTCCAATCATCATACCCTGCTTCTATTATCTTTTTCATCATTGAGGTAAACTATTAAGCACTTAAAAGCAACAAATTGATATTCaagtaaagaaaaaagagagagtttggGTTAGAAAATAAGTTATAGACTCTACTTATAAACAGATAACAATAAGTATATTAACTTAATAATCAAATGGGTGTTTACTGATTGATTTAGtccaaatttttaattttttcaaactaatAACCATtactataatttttaaaaaattcaaaaccaaaccaaactaataaaataatcaaaccaAACCACTcaaaaacaaattataatttggtTCGAACCATAATTTGTATTTCttcgttttatttttcttttaataattgtttattattttttttatttgtttttacttttaataagtttataatacataaataagaataaaaaattattatcgtAACAATATAaattcaatatcaatatttaaCATAAAGTTGTTctcaaatattaatattttgtccaaaaaaaaaatatatcaactatATACAATAATTATACGgattagtttagtttgaatcgCTACCGAGATTTCTAAAAGCGTGACCAAACAGAGAATTTAATACGGTCCGAATTGATCAAATCATTCACAACGAATTTATTTAATCTGATCTCAAATGATTTAGTTCGAAttagtttgaattttttttatacgcAAACTGAAATtattaaaacaatttttttttttaattttttaatttttttaaatatttataattaatttttaaaattaatattacttgGATCACTAAAAATTTATCACtcgtacacgtggacagtccacgtgacacttaactgtgatttttagaTGGAGGTATATAGAAGAAACGGAACCTTTTAACGGTcaatattccttttttttttatatgggaAATTTGAATATCTATGCATTAATTGAGGGATAATTTTTTTCCCTAATTGATACAtatgaaaattgaaaatatgtgacaattttatttaaaaccCGATACTACCCCTCTCATAACTCAaccccatctctctctcttccccatctctctcttcgtctatctctttctctctcaaccAACCGAACCACATCTCACTGCCGCCCAAAACCACAACCCCCAATCCCCTCACCGCCGCCCAAAGCGCCGGCCCCTCACCATCtttctcttcgtctctctctctctctctctctctctctctctctctcaacaaaCCGAACCACAACCTCCAATCCCCCACACCACCGCCCAAAGCGCCGACCCCTCACCACCGCCCAAAACGCTAGCCCCTCACCACTGTCCACAACACCGTAAACACGCACCGACACACAAAGACCACCGGAGAAGAAGAAGGTCCGATGGCGCGCacaaagaaattttttttttgggtttttatggtcgggtccgatgggcaTCGGACCCGACTTCAAAACCCCCCAAAAAAATGCCCATCGGACCCATGCATCGGAACCATCGGACCCATGCATCGGGACCCATCGGACGGCATCGCGCCCATCAGACCCGACTTCAAAAACTCTCAAAAATGCCCATCGGACCCATGCATCGGGGACCCATCGGACGGGGAATCGGGGACCCATCGGACGggcatcgggcccatcggacccgaccccTTAAAAGCCtagaaaaattgaaaacaaaaagagtttttgagaggggtatttttgggctTTTGGAAAAGTGGttatatattttcaatgtagaaaagtattagtttaggaaaaaaatattagatatatgtaagtatagaatttcaaattttccTAAATAATTTGTACAATTTAAGACTCTTTGATGAACACCTCACttatttttacaataataaatattgaatCTGATGGTACATGTAACACGTGTGAAAACCATACAAACAAAGACAGAGAATATATATTCACTGTGTTAAAATTCTATCCGCCAAATCATACTaccaaaaaaaatgaaaaagaaatccGCCAAATCACTATTCTTCGCTGCTAAAGaagtttataaataattaaataaataataaaaatatcgaAACAATCCCTGGATGGTGGGTGGCCTGACATGGATTCCAAAGGCCAAACTAATTCcagttaataaaatatttttgttttatcaaaaataaaaaagcaataaatagtatttaataGACTAGGATTAATTTAATGACAAGGACCACGTCAGCCACATGACGGGTGGGAATCTGTTGGACCCATGGACGCGTAGATCGACTAATCGACGAACACGTGTACGGTTCAAAATAAGCAATTTTAAAGAGGCGCGAATATCGATGGGCCACCTCAACAACCCCCATGCCCCTCGTATATACGGTAAAACCGCTTACAGTTGACACGTGTACGATCACGTGGAAGTTGGCGTGgcgctcttcttcttcttcttcacttcaTTCCATTTTGTACAGAGAGAAACTGAGAAATGCTTGAGGCTATGAAGCTCGGTGAACAGTGATTTCGCCATTCACGGATAGTTGAAGCTCTAAGGAATAATATTTTTCAGGAAATTTGATTCGGAGACGGAGATCTTTGGAATTTAGAGTCAGAGGTATGAAGTTCTTTCTTGTAGATTTAGTGTATAATCTTTTGCCGCGattttctgttactttatttcctttttgggagttttttttttttttttaatttgatgaaAGTGAAGTGAGAAGTATGTTTGGAAGAGTTTAAATTACAGATTTTTGGTTATTTTCAAAGACAAAAATGCAGGGAGCAAGAAATTTTGTACATGTTTGgctttgtttttgaaaaacagagttaagaaaaacaaaaattatgaaaaaaaagcAGAGCAAAATTGTTGTCCATGGTTCATTTGAGAAGTTCTATATATGCTGGTCAGCTCTAATTTCTTTTACATAAACACTTTGCTTTAGCTAAACCTCTCTCTCTAGGGCTTTTGCTCATATTTCACGCGCTCCATCTCTATAACGTTATGAATTCTCTCTCTCCATctttgtaattttcttttatttttctatgatttttgtTCTATCAATTTCTTTATCTCCCGATTTACAATGTTTGAGATTTAGATGAACCCAAGTAAATTGgggcttttattttttattttttatttttgtatgcaAAAACAATTCTATACcatattcaaaaatcaattctaATTCCCTTGCCACAAATCTTCTATATGCAATTCAGAATAGGTTAATGTATTCTGACTCATCCACCTCCAACTGCTTCCCCAGGCATTCCTAAGCTTTTCTTTCCTTTCAGTCTTTTTGGCTCTCTACTCTCAAAAATCAAAAAGGGAGCAAATTGAAAAGTGCCTCTACTTGAATTACTGATCAAGAATGAGAATGGATCTCAAAATTTGAAAGCAGAATGCAAATAGGCTTTCAGCTTAAAATCTTCACAATTGTATGTGTGGCTCTCTACTCTCAAAAATCAAAAAGGGAGCAAATTGAAAAGTGCCACTACTTGAATTACTGATCAAGAATGAGAATGGATCTCAAAATTTGAAAGCAGAATGCAAATAGGCTTTCAGCTTAAAATCTTCACAATTGTATGTGTTGGTTTCCTCTTTGAAAGCaggagtgagtgagtgagtgaagAGTGATGACTACTTTTTTCTTGTGCAAGGGGAAAAATGATGTGTTGATATCCAAAATTGACATTGAAAAgcacaaaagaaagaaaaaaacagaGGCTTTACAGGTCTCAAAAGGGTGTGAATGGTTGGTTGTATTGGCTAGAAGCTATTTGTTACTTTTTATGGTGTTTGATTAGGGGTGTTTCCTGCCCAAAACCTTTGGTCTTTAAAGCAGGTTCTGATTCTTCATCACCACTGTCAATGTTACTCGGGGTAAACCTGTTCTGAAGTGCTCTAAGACGCAAAAGATAAACATTGTAGTAGTAGCTCACTAAATCTGCCTTTCTCCTACTTGGAAAGGTCTTACAAATTTCAATCCAGAAACACTTACTGAAGAGAGGGAGGATTTGAGCTCACTATTTTCTTAAACTTCTTCTCTTCAGCCTCTGTACAAAACACAATTAGTTCCTCTGCCATGTTATGGAATCTCCACAGGTGATAAGCTGTGCCCAATTCTCGTTTAACTCTCAATTTGTTCTCAGCCATATGAAATCTGACACATTCTGTAGAACACAGCACTTGACATCCACAATTCTCCAGCCTTCCCTTTCAACAAGAAACCTTTTCTTCGACACAATGGTAAAGTATACTGGAAAGGACTATCCAAGTATAAAAAGCATAAAACCACCatggaaaattaaataatttgcttATTATTTGAGATTTCGACACAATGTTTGTTGTTTGTTCTTATATCCGTTTTCTTTAAGAAAGATATATTTGATTGTTTAGATGGTTATTATGTATCTGGTTATTTTTCTTTACATGTTGTAGTGAAATTCTCACTCTTTTGTGTACCCCTGTTGCGTTAGCCACCTACCTCATAGTCAGTCTCTAACACCACATATCCGATAACTACAAATTCAGCTGTCAAATCAGAGCATAGAGAGTCAGTTCTCGCCACTGGTTCAGTTAATGTCGTTCTTCTTAGTATTCAATTTAATTAGTTGATCTGAAAATATGTGCTTATCTGATTCATGGGAGCCCAATATTGATTGATGGA
Encoded here:
- the LOC115710339 gene encoding F-box protein At4g22390-like — encoded protein: MVGMADTTLESNFGDLPMDIIEEIVLRLDPKSLVKFQWVNKHWFSKINNPKFMILHHKQQLPRTLLCFQLNDGMLCSVRNSENFSEISYKRFPIYKNNYNNKRQIKFVGSDNGVICWLQQYPYYSINLWNPAIDKCKKLPTSPVYVSCPYTKLYGIGYEPLNNDFKVVVACGGQQFPKWLNGGFFRKGEKICVYSLKTNSWKTIDMPDIFSNEDHDEMQITLEIPNRENSTVVNGSIHWAIYYSLREIMCDLTTKVVAFDLSSEEFKLIEFPSSLETKGFSIKSICNLFGYLSLLTKSSSTSSIEIWVMKEYGVWDSWTKYYSLDLGTQPMLQCASDIIIWEFGHVTHNGNLLFQPYMHKKNTLYFYDLKSKTLQNIELQIGFSYVSNYRESIFLS